Within the Nitrospirota bacterium genome, the region ATTAGCTACCATATAGCCACAGACCTATTGTCTTTTGTTTTAAAACCAGTCACTTGATCATAATAGTCTTCTAAAACAGACTGTTTTACATAACCGAGTTCCCCCCATAATGGCGGCATATTTTCAATATGTGCAGGAATGGATATAACGAACCGGTAAAAGTCAGCTTTAATAGAATCAAACTGTTTTTTCCTTTCAAACAACTCAGTTACAGCTTTTAAGTCAAGGTACTGCTGCCAGACTTCCTTTGCATCCTCATCCAGTTCTATAAAGACATCCCTTTTGGGATAGTCTTCTTCAATAAGTTTAAAATCTGATATTGATGTTTTGTCGTCCTCACTGTCGTATCTGAGCTTTGTTATTGATTCTAAAAGCCGCTTAGAATCGTCTTGTGATTTTTTCCTTTCTGTTTCTCTGTAATATTCGCTGTTTAACTGTAGAAGCTCCCGCTCTTTTATTTCTATCCGGCTGCTTAATACTTTTCGTGTTATATCTATCAGGACAGAGTCATAAACATATAAATAATAGGGATGTCCTCGGTCATCCTTTAGCGATACAACATAAACTTCTCCTTTTTGCCTCCCGTTTCTATTGCATCTGCCTGCTGCCTGATTTATGGAGTCCAGAGGAGCTATATCCCGAACAACAACATCAAAGTCTATGTCAACCCCGGCCTCCACAATCTGCGTTGAGACAGCCACTTTATAGTCTCCCTTTTTAATCTTTTCTATTCTTTCAAGACGCTCATTAGGCGTTATATGTGTTGATAGATAAGTGCTTGATATCCCGATATCCTTAACCATGTTATGGAAGTCTCTGGCCGCAGTGATCGTATTGAATATAAATAGATAGCTCCTTCCATCAATCAAATTAAAATGTTCTGACAATTCTTTTATAGTGATGTCCCTTTCCAGCATAGGCTTCATTGAAACCCTATCCAGCGCATTAAAATAGAAATCTTTGTCCGCAAGCCCTTTAATCTCCCCTTTCCCAAATATCAACGGTTCTGTAGCTGTTACAAGAATTATGTACGTATTAAGCATTTCAGAAAGTTGTGTAAGAATATTTTTTAAAAGCAGCCAGTATTTGATAGGAATGGATTGAATCTCATCAAGGATAATTATGGAATTGGCAAGTCTGTGAAATTTCCTGATGCTTTTGTTCCGGTTTGAAATCAATGAATGGAACAACTGAACAAAGGTGGTGATGATTATTTCTGAGTTCCACCCCTCAATGAGTATTTTGGCCTCATCAGGTTCAAATTCATTGTCACCTTTTTTGTAGAAAATCTCTGAAAGATGATGGTGTTTTAATAGGATATTGCTGTAAGATTCAATGCCGTTTGCCTTTATCACAGACTCGAAAACAAGGCTGTTCTGGTCAATGATGCTTAAAAACGGGAGGGCATATATAATACGGTGAGTCAGGCCTGCCTTTTCCCGTAGCTTCAAGGCAAAAGACAATGATGTCAGAGTCTTGCCAAGCCCTGTCGGAAGGTTAATGGAATAAACCTTCTCATCAGTATTTATGCGGCTATGTGCTACCTCCAGATAAGCCTTTTCTCTTAAATAATTAACCGGGGATTCATCAAAGGTACTCTGTGCCTTGTAGTTATCTACAAGACTGCCGGATATAAATTCTCTTCGCTCAAATAATGAAATATCTCTTATGACAACATCGCTTTTGTCTGCATCGAGTAAGAGTGAGTAAAGCAAGTTCAAAGTTATAAAATCAACTGTGCCATTGCTTAGTCCTCGTATGTACTTTTTTATTGATTTTAATTCTTTAGTAAGATTATTAATCCAGTTTTCGATAATATTTTTATTCAAAAGTATTGGAAGGCCTGCATCGTGCAGTATTTCAGAAAGTATAGAAAATTTATTATCGTCTATATTTTTAAGCTGATTCTGCAAAGTTTTTATATCATCATCGGCATACCATGTTACCTCATCTGATATATCTATAAGATTTCCATGATGTCTTCTTACAGTAATAAAGGCAAAAAAGGGGTGAAGTTTATCATCTGTGATTTGTGTTGTGAGATAATAGGCGCTCACTGCTGAGAAAAGGCTGTGTTTTGTCAGGTTGGTTTTGAGTCTTGCCTTCTCATTTTCTTCAGCAACCAAATATTCCTGGAAATAGCCTGTAGCCTTACCAATATCGTGTGAGAGGGCAATTATCTTGCACACCCTGGATAATTGCTCTTGTATGGTCAGTGGTTTTTCAGCAAGAAATAGCTCCGAGAGTTTAGCAACTCCAATGAGATGGTCTTCCAATAACCTTTCTGGATGGGAATAAAGATTAGAAGAAGGCAATGTTTTCTCCGTTTTCAAGTTTGCAATATGTATTTACAGATGCCTTTATAGTCTTCCCATCAGGCTCAAAGATGACATCATCGTATCTTTCAACAACTCTATTCTGATTCATAAAAAGAGGAATCTTCTCTTTGAAATATTTTTTGCCTGTTTCTATCTCAAGGCTATTTGGAATCAGGTTGTCCATAGTTATAGGGGTAGTTAATTCTGCTACCTCTCCGCTGCTGTTCTCTTCGCAATCATAAAGTCCAATATATTTGAAATCAGATAGAAGCTCGCTTAACCCAAGAGAGACTGTATAAACTGACTTGTGCTCAACGATATTCCTATAGAGATTATCAAGAATATCATTATCTTTGTGGCATACATGAATTCTGTAACGGGGGTCTTTAAGAAATTCTGTTCTGATCTGTGTACGTGGTGCAAGATTTTTATCACTCATCGGAATTTTTAAATTTGCCCCTTTCGTTTCTAATAGATTCAGTCCCATCCTTACTTTTTTCACAGGTCTTAATATCTGTAAAGCAATCCGGCACTTATTACTTCCAAACACACTTAAATATTCATTTGTATTCTTATCAGTTCCAATCATAGCCCCTAATATTCCGGCAATTGTCGGCGGGGGTGGGAATGAAAAAGTGAGTGGTGAGGTAGTGGTATAGAACTTTCGGAAATGACCCAAATCTCCCCATATATCAAAAACCAGAACTCTCATTTCATCTCAATCCTTTTTCCCATGTAGAAAACCAATTCGTGTCTTAGGTTTCAGTGAAGGCTCTATTAGTTGCTTTATCGCATCAAATACGATCTTAAACTGATAATCATACTTCTGTTCCATTTCCTCAATCTTCTGCCTTAACTCTTTGTGGGTTGCCAGCATTTCCCTGATTTTTGTAAATGTTCTCATTATCTGTATGTTGACCGTTATCGCCCGTTCACTCTTTAATACGCTTGATAGCATAGCAACGCCGTTTTCAGTGAAGGCATAGGGTCTTTTTCTTAAACCCATTTTTTCTTTGTTGGATATCACAATTTGTGATATCCAATTATCCATCTCTTCTTTTGTTAACTGAAACATAAAGTCTTCAGGAAAACGCTTACCATTTCTTCTAACAGCTTGATTCAATGTTCTTGTTTCCACGTTATAGAGTATTGCCAGATCTCTATCCAGCATAACCTTCTTGCCTCTGATGAAAAGTATTTTATTCTCTATCAGTTGCTGTGGGATAACCTCAGTATCCGGCATCGTAATCTCCTAATTTAGAAAGGAATGTCTTCAACTGTTATACCGTTAAAGGCGTCTCTGATAGCAATATCCTGAGCATCTTTTACAAAAATAACTCTTTCATCTGCTCTGAGTTTTACTTTTTCAATCTTGTCCTTATGTATCTCTATTGCCTTTACAAGTTCTGTGATGTCAATTTTAAGCTCTGAAATATCTCGGATAGATTCAGGGTTATCAATTGCATCATTATTTTTTAACTTCAAAGAAATACGCTTATCTAATTCTCCTATGTAGAAATTTCCTTCTTTATAAATAACCTGAATAAGAAGTCTCGGCATCTGCCCGAATTTAGAGCCTGAGATTAGGTTTTTTGTGCCATTCCATATACCTTCAAGCATTAGGGAAAGATCATCTTCTGTTAATTGAAGACGTTGCTGGCGGGCAGCATTTTCATTGACAATACCGTAAAAAGCAATCAGTGAATACGGCAGAATATACCTCTCAGTAAAAGTACCCTGATTTTTGTCAGCTTTTGAGGGCATTATAGTTGTCCCTTTTACGTAAGTTATATCTACCTTATGTAAGGACCTTCCATACTTAAATTGAATAGGTCCGGTCAACACCATTGTTTTGCCTTCTACGGCTGTTGTGGCTCCAAATAATCTAATATCAATACACTTTTCCAGAACTTCATCAGGGTTATTGCTAAAATCGTTAAGCCTGTCCTCCTTTGTTTTTAATTTGCCGTTCCCATCCTTTATTCCAAGGACAAAAATATCTTTTTTCTGATACTCATAAAGATAATCCCGAATAGTTCTTTTCAGCCGTACATCTGTAACAATATTTATTCCTGTCTCCTCATCTATTCTGGGTTTGTTTTCATCCACAGGGTCTCCGTTAGGGTTGGCGTCCTTAATGTCATACAGAAACAAAATCTCAGAACGATTCTTAACTAATTCTGACATGGGTTATCCCTCCTTATTTAGTTTTTTGGATATACAATATCTGCAATGCTGTCAACCAAATTCATTCCGCAGGCAAAATAGAAATTTATTTCATCAACCGGCATCTTCCAGCCATCACCAGCATCAAGGAGATATTTTGCAGTCTCAGAAGCAGTCAGC harbors:
- the cas3 gene encoding CRISPR-associated helicase Cas3' — translated: MPSSNLYSHPERLLEDHLIGVAKLSELFLAEKPLTIQEQLSRVCKIIALSHDIGKATGYFQEYLVAEENEKARLKTNLTKHSLFSAVSAYYLTTQITDDKLHPFFAFITVRRHHGNLIDISDEVTWYADDDIKTLQNQLKNIDDNKFSILSEILHDAGLPILLNKNIIENWINNLTKELKSIKKYIRGLSNGTVDFITLNLLYSLLLDADKSDVVIRDISLFERREFISGSLVDNYKAQSTFDESPVNYLREKAYLEVAHSRINTDEKVYSINLPTGLGKTLTSLSFALKLREKAGLTHRIIYALPFLSIIDQNSLVFESVIKANGIESYSNILLKHHHLSEIFYKKGDNEFEPDEAKILIEGWNSEIIITTFVQLFHSLISNRNKSIRKFHRLANSIIILDEIQSIPIKYWLLLKNILTQLSEMLNTYIILVTATEPLIFGKGEIKGLADKDFYFNALDRVSMKPMLERDITIKELSEHFNLIDGRSYLFIFNTITAARDFHNMVKDIGISSTYLSTHITPNERLERIEKIKKGDYKVAVSTQIVEAGVDIDFDVVVRDIAPLDSINQAAGRCNRNGRQKGEVYVVSLKDDRGHPYYLYVYDSVLIDITRKVLSSRIEIKERELLQLNSEYYRETERKKSQDDSKRLLESITKLRYDSEDDKTSISDFKLIEEDYPKRDVFIELDEDAKEVWQQYLDLKAVTELFERKKQFDSIKADFYRFVISIPAHIENMPPLWGELGYVKQSVLEDYYDQVTGFKTKDNRSVAIW
- the cas5b gene encoding type I-B CRISPR-associated protein Cas5, whose product is MRVLVFDIWGDLGHFRKFYTTTSPLTFSFPPPPTIAGILGAMIGTDKNTNEYLSVFGSNKCRIALQILRPVKKVRMGLNLLETKGANLKIPMSDKNLAPRTQIRTEFLKDPRYRIHVCHKDNDILDNLYRNIVEHKSVYTVSLGLSELLSDFKYIGLYDCEENSSGEVAELTTPITMDNLIPNSLEIETGKKYFKEKIPLFMNQNRVVERYDDVIFEPDGKTIKASVNTYCKLENGENIAFF
- a CDS encoding ORF6N domain-containing protein: MPDTEVIPQQLIENKILFIRGKKVMLDRDLAILYNVETRTLNQAVRRNGKRFPEDFMFQLTKEEMDNWISQIVISNKEKMGLRKRPYAFTENGVAMLSSVLKSERAITVNIQIMRTFTKIREMLATHKELRQKIEEMEQKYDYQFKIVFDAIKQLIEPSLKPKTRIGFLHGKKD
- the cas7b gene encoding type I-B CRISPR-associated protein Cas7/Csh2, whose product is MSELVKNRSEILFLYDIKDANPNGDPVDENKPRIDEETGINIVTDVRLKRTIRDYLYEYQKKDIFVLGIKDGNGKLKTKEDRLNDFSNNPDEVLEKCIDIRLFGATTAVEGKTMVLTGPIQFKYGRSLHKVDITYVKGTTIMPSKADKNQGTFTERYILPYSLIAFYGIVNENAARQQRLQLTEDDLSLMLEGIWNGTKNLISGSKFGQMPRLLIQVIYKEGNFYIGELDKRISLKLKNNDAIDNPESIRDISELKIDITELVKAIEIHKDKIEKVKLRADERVIFVKDAQDIAIRDAFNGITVEDIPF